A single window of Nicotiana tomentosiformis chromosome 1, ASM39032v3, whole genome shotgun sequence DNA harbors:
- the LOC104118002 gene encoding serine/threonine-protein kinase TOR isoform X4, whose product MATTSQAIRYPVATTGAGNIDALNRVLADLCTRGNPKDGATLALRRLVEEEARDLSGEAFARFMDHLYERITTFLDSNEVSENLGALRAIDELIDVTISENASKVAKFSNYMRAVFETKRDREILVLASKVLGHLARSGGAMTADEVERQVKVALGWLRGERIEYRFFAAVLILKEMAENASTVFNVHVPDFVEVIWVALKDPTLAVREKAVEALRACLRVIEKRETRWRVQWYYKMFEATQDGLTRTAPVHSIHGSLLAVGELLRNTGEFMMSRYREVAEIVIRYLEHRDRLVRLSITSLLPRIAHFLRDRFVTNYLTICMNHILHVLKIPAERASGFIALGEMAGALDGELINYLPTITSHLRDAIAPRRGRPSFEALACVGNIAKAMGPAMEPHVRGLLDAMFSAGLSLTLVEALEQITESIPSLLPTIQDRLLECISAILSRSHHALSRQSTAMSRGHIATVIPQVPELSGPALVQLALQTLARFNFKGHDLLEFARESVVVYLEDEDGATRKDAALCCCKLVANSFLAMSSTQFSPSRINRASGKRRRLVEEIVQKLLIAAVADADVTVRHSIFSSLYADGGFDEFLAQADSLTAIFATLNDEDFEVRDYAISLAGRLSEKNPAYVLPALRRHLIQLLTYLEQSSADNKCKEESAKLLGCLIRNCERLVLPYIAPIHKALVAKLCEGTGVNANSGIISGVLVTVGDLARVGGFAMRQYISELMPLIVEALLDGAAATKREVAVSTLGQVVQSTGYVITPYNEYPQLLGLLLKLLNGELAWSTRREVLKVLGIMGALDPHVHKRNQQSLPGSHGEVTRVTGDPGQHIRSMDELPMDLWPSFATSEDYYSTVAINSLMRILRDPSLSSYHQKVVGSLMFIFKSMGLGCVPYLPKVLPDLFHIVRTCEDGLKEFITWKLGTLVSIVRQHIRKYLPELLSLISEIWSSFSLPVANRPVHIAPILHLVEQLCLALNDEFRKYLADILPCCIQVLTDAERFNDYTYVIPILHTLEVFGGTLDEHMHLLLPALIRLFKLDASVEVRRGAIKTLTRLIPRVQVTGHISSLVHHLKLVLDGNKEELRKDAVDALCCLAHALGEDFTIFIPSIHKLMVKHRLQHKEFEEIRGRLEKREPLILGSTAAQRLNRRFPVEVISDPLSDGENDHYEVGTDMHKQLKSHQVNDGRLRTAGEASQRSTKEDWAEWMRHFSIELLKESPSPALRTCARLAQLQPFVGRELFAAGFVSCWSQLNEASQRQLVRSLEMAFSSPNIPPEILATLLNLAEFMEHDERPLPIDIRLLGALAEKCRAFAKALHYKEMEFEGALSNRRDANPVAVVEALIHINNQLHQHEAAVGILTYAQQHLGVQLKESWYEKLQRWDDALKAYTAKASQASSPHLALDATLGRMRCLAALARWEELNNLCKEYWTPAEPAARLEMAPMAASAAWNMGEWDQMAEYVSRLDDGDETKLRVLGNTAASGDGSSNGTFFRVVLLVRRGKYDEAREYVERARKCLATELAALVLESYERAYSNMVRVQQLSELEEVIEYCTLPMGNAVAEGRRALVRNMWNERIKGTKRNVEVWQALLAVRALVLPPTEDIETWIKFASLCRKNGRISQARSTLVKLLQFDPESTPATVRYHGPPQVMLAYLKYQWSLGEDHKRKEAFARLQDLAMDLSRTAALQPVMQNGLVASSGVPLVARVYLRLGTWKWALSPGLDDDSIQEILSAFRNATHCATKWGKAWHTWALFNTAVMSHYTLRGFANIASQFVVAAVTGYFHSIACGAHAKGVDDSLQDILRLLTLWFNHGATSDVQMALQKGFTHVNINTWLVVLPQIIARIHSNNHAVRELIQSLLVRIGQSHPQALMYPLLVACKSISNLRRAAAQEVVDKVRQHSGVLVDQAQLVSKELIRVAILWHEMWHEALEEASRLYFGEHNIEGMLKVLEPLHEMLEEGAMRNNTTIKEKAFIQAYRLELLEAYECCMKYRRTGKDAELTQVLSASNKLARETCSYFS is encoded by the exons ATGGCTACCACCAGTCAGGCGATCCGTTATCCAGTTGCAACCACCGGTGCCGGAAATATTGATGCTCTCAATAGAGTTCTTGCTGACCTCTGCACCAGAGGCAATCCTAAG GATGGAGCTACATTGGCCTTGAGGCGGCTCGTAGAGGAAGAAGCTCGTGATCTCAGTGGAGAAGCTTTTGCTCGTTTTATGGATCATCTATATGAACGTATTACTACATTTCTTGATAGTAATGAAGTTTCTGAAAATCTGGGAGCATTGAGGGCTATTGATGAGCTAATAGATGTCACCATCAGTGAAAATGCATCAAAAGTGGCAAAATTCTCCAATTACATGCGAGCTGTTTTTGAAACAAAGCGTGATCGTGAAATCTTGGTCCTTGCTAGTAAAGTTCTGGGTCACCTAGCTAGATCTGGCGGTGCAATGACTGCAGATGAAGTGGAACGTCAG GTAAAAGTTGCACTAGGATGGCTTCGTGGTGAAAGAATTGAGTATCGTTTCTTTGCTGCCGTCTTAATATTAAAG GAAATGGCGGAAAATGCTTCAACTGTTTTCAATGTTCATGTGCCGGACTTTGTGGAGGTTATTTGGGTTGCTCTGAAGGATCCAACATTGGCTGTTCGAGAGAAGGCTGTCGAGGCATTGCGTGCCTGCCTTCGCGTTATTGAAAAGCGCGAGACCCGATGGCGTGTTCAGTG GTATTATAAGATGTTTGAGGCTACCCAAGATGGATTGACCAGAACTGCGCCTGTTCATAGTATACATGGCTCCCTTCTCGCAGTGGGAGAGCTGCTAAG GAATACAGGAGAGTTCATGATGTCAAGATACAGGGAGGTTGCGGAAATTGTTATAAGATACCTGGAGCACCGAGATCGCCTAGTTCGTCTCAGCATAACTTCTCTACTTCCTCGAATTGCCCATTTCCTGCGTGATCGATTTGTGACTAACTATTTAACG ATATGCATGAATCATATACTTCATGTCCTTAAAATACCTGCAGAACGTGCCAGTGGGTTCATCGCTCTTGGGGAGATGGCTGGTGCTCTGGATGGTGAACTCATTAACTATTTGCCGACAATAACCTCTCACTTGCGTGATGCG ATTGCTCCCCGCAGAGGCAGGCCCTCATTTGAGGCTCTGGCATGTGTTGGAAATATTGCTAAAGCAATGGGACCAGCCATGGAGCCTCATGTTCGTGGTCTCTTGGATGCTATGTTTTCTGCTGGGCTTTCCCTGACACTAGTGGAAGCCTTGGAGCAAATAACTGAAAG CATTCCATCTTTGTTGCCGACCATTCAAGATCGACTGCTTGAATGTATTTCAGCAATTCTCTCCAGATCTCATCATGCACTCTCAAGACAATCAACTGCTATGAGTCGAGGGCATATTGCAACAGTTATCCCCCAAGTACCAGAACTGAGTGGTCCTGCGCTAGTTCAACTTGCTTTGCAGACTCTAGCTCGTTTTAATTTCAAG GGCCATGATCTTCTTGAGTTTGCAAGGGAGTCTGTTGTTGTATATTTAGAAGATGAGGATGGAGCTACACGAAAAGATGCTGCGCTATGTTGCTGCAAACTAGTAGCAAATTCTTTCTTGGCGATGTCTTCTACCCAGTTTAGTCCTAGTAGAATCAATCGTGCCAGTGGAAAGCGACGTCGACTTGTTGAAGAG ATTGTGCAAAAACTTCTCATTGCTGCTGTTGCGGACGCTGATGTTACTGTTCGGCATTCGATTTTTTCTTCTCTGTATGCTGATGGAGGATTCGATGAGTTTCTGGCTCAGGCTGATAGTTTGACAGCTATATTTGCCACTCTAAATGACGAG GATTTTGAAGTTCGTGACTATGCAATTTCACTAGCTGGTAGACTATCTGAAAAGAATCCAGCATATGTTCTTCCAGCACTTCGTCGCCATCTTATTCAGCTGTTAACTTACCTAGAACAAAG CAGTGCAGATAATAAATGTAAAGAAGAGAGTGCAAAGTTATTGGGTTGCTTGATTCGCAATTGTGAACGATTAGTTCTTCCATACATTGCTCCCATACACAAG GCTCTTGTTGCGAAACTCTGTGAAGGCACAGGAGTCAATGCGAATAGTGGCATTATTAGTGGAGTTCTAGTGACTGTTGGAGATCTTGCCAGAGTG GGTGGCTTTGCCATGCGGCAGTATATTTCAGAACTTATGCCATTAATCGTTGAAGCTCTACTGGATGGGGCAGCTGCCACGAAACGGGAAGTGGCCGTTTCAACACTTGGTCAAGTTGTACAGAGTACAGG ATATGTCATAACTCCATACAATGAGTATCCTCAGTTGCTTGGGTTACTCTTGAAACTGCTTAATGGTGAACTGGCTTGGTCAACCAGAAGAGAGGTTTTGAAG GTTCTTGGCATCATGGGTGCGTTAGATCCCCATGTGCACAAGCGCAATCAGCAAAGCTTACCTGGATCCCATGGTGAAGTTACCCGGGTGACCGGTGATCCTGGTCAACATATAAGATCAATGGATGAATTGCCTATGGATCTCTGGCCCTCCTTTGCAACATCTGAAGATTATTATTCCACT GTTGCTATCAACTCACTCATGCGGATACTCAGGGATCCATCTCTGTCAAGTTACCACCAGAAAGTGGTTGGATCTCTTATGTTTATTTTCAAG TCCATGGGCCTCGGCTGTGTCCCTTATTTGCCTAAG GTTTTGCCTGATCTCTTTCATATTGTACGAACATGTGAGGATGGTCTTAAAGAATTTATAACATGGAAGCTTGGAACCTTGGTATCTATTGTCCGCCAG CACATCCGTAAGTATCTGCCAGAATTGCTCTCTCTGATATCAGAAATATGGTCATCCTTCAGCTTGCCTGTTGCTAACAGACCTGTTCACATTGCTCCT ATTCTGCATCTCGTGGAGCAACTTTGCTTGGCACTCAACGATGAGTTCAGAAAGTACCTTGCTGATATACTTCCCTGCTGTATTCAAGTTCTTACTGATGCAGAGAGGTTTAATGACTACACATACGTTATTCCTATTCTCCACACGCTTGAAGTTTTTGGTG GGACATTAGATGAGCATATGCATCTGCTTCTTCCTGCACTTATTCGGTTGTTTAAATTGGATGCTTCAGTAGAAGTAAGACGCGGTGCAATCAAAACTCTCACAAGATTGATACCTCGTGTGCAG GTCACTGGACACATATCTTCTCTTGTGCATCACTTGAAGCTTGTCTTGGACGG GAACAAAGAAGAGCTCAGGAAGGATGCTGTTGATGCACTCTGTTGTCTAGCTCATGCTCTTGGAGAGGACTTCACcatttttattccttctattcaCAAGCTTATGGTTAAACATAGGCTGCAG CACAAGGAATTTGAAGAAATCCGAGGACGACTGGAAAAACGTGAGCCACTGATTTTGGGGAGCACCGCAGCTCAGAGATTAAATCGGCGGTTCCCGGTTGAGGTCATCAGTGATCCTTTGAGTGATGGAGAGAATGACCACTACGAGGTTGGGACGGACATGCATAAGCAGCTTAAAAGCCATCAG GTTAATGATGGCAGATTGCGTACCGCTGGTGAGGCTTCTCAACGAAGCACTAAAGAGGATTGGGCAGAGTGGATGAGGCATTTCAGCATTGAACTTCTGAAAGAATCACCTAGTCCAGCATTGCGAACTTGTGCAAGACTCGCTCAACTGCAG CCTTTTGTTGGGCGAGAGTTGTTTGCTGCAGGTTTTGTTAGTTGCTGGTCACAACTTAATGAGGCTAGTCAAAGGCAGCTAGTACGTAGTCTAGAAATGGCGTTTTCTTCTCCAAATATCCCTCCTGAAATTCTTGCTACACTTCTGAACTTG GCGGAGTTTATGGAACACGATGAGAGACCCCTTCCTATAGATATCCGTCTGCTTGGTGCTCTTGCGGAGAAG TGTCGAGCATTTGCAAAGGCCCTACACTACAAGGAAATGGAATTTGAAGGCGCACTTTCAAATAGGAGGGATGCAAATCCTGTTGCTGTAGTTGAAGCTTTAATCCATATAAATAATCAATTACATCAACATGAG GCAGCTGTTGGAATATTAACATATGCTCAGCAGCATTTGGGGGTTCAATTGAAGGAGTCATG GTATGAGAAATTGCAACGCTGGGATGATGCTCTTAAAGCATACACTGCTAAGGCGTCACAAGCTTCGAGTCCACATCTTGCTTTGGATGCTACTTTAG GGCGTATGCGATGCCTTGCTGCTCTAGCTCGGTGGGAGGAGCTTAACAATCTTTGTAAGGAATACTGGACGCCAGCTGAGCCAGCAGCTCGACTGGAAATGGCACCAATG GCTGCTAGTGCTGCCTGGAACATGGGTGAGTGGGATCAGATGGCAGAGTATGTTTCTCGGCTTGATGATGGTGATGAAACCAAACTCCGAGTCTTGGGAAATACTGCTGCCAGTGGTGATGGAAGTAGTAATGGCACCTTTTTCAGGGTCGTTCTTCTAGTTCGGCGAGGGAAG TATGATGAAGCACGTGAATATGTTGAAAGAGCAAGGAAATGTTTGGCGACCGAGCTCGCTGCACTG gttcttgagagctatGAACGTGCTTACAGCAACATGGTCCGTGTTCAGCAGCTTTCTGAATTAGAAGAG GTGATTGAATACTGTACTCTTCCTATGGGAAACGCTGTTGCTGAAGGAAGAAGAGCTCTTGTTCGCAATATGTGGAATGAGCGCATAAAGGGTACAAAAAGAAATGTTGAG GTTTGGCAAGCACTTTTAGCTGTGAGGGCACTTGTATTGCCTCCTACAGAAGACATTGAAACATGGATCAAGTTTGCATCACTTTGCCGGAAGAATGGCAGAATTAGCCAAGCTAGAtctacattggttaaacttttacaG TTCGATCCAGAATCAACTCCTGCAACTGTGCGGTATCATGGCCCCCCTCAGGTGATGCTAGCATACTTAAAGTACCAATGGTCACTTGGCGAGGATCATAAGCGAAAGGAAGCCTTTGCTAGGTTGCAG GACCTTGCCATGGACCTCTCAAGAACAGCAGCTCTTCAACCAGTAATGCAGAATGGATTAGTTGCTTCTTCTGGTGTGCCACTTGTTGCTCGTGTATATCTCAGACTCGGCACTTGGAAGTGGGCACTTTCTCCTGGTTTGGATGATGATTCTATACAAG AAATTCTTAGTGCATTTAGAAATGCTACTCACTGTGCAACGAAGTGGGGAAAGGCATGGCATACCTGGGCACTTTTCAATACCGCAGTGATGTCTCATTACACACTGAGAGGTTTTGCGAATATTGCTTCACAGTTTGTTGTTGCTGCCGTAACTGGTTATTTTCACTCTATAGCATGCGGAGCACATGCTAAGGGTGTTGATGATAGTTTACAG GATATTCTTCGTCTTCTTACTTTGTGGTTTAACCACGGAGCTACTTCGGATGTCCAAATGGCATTGCAGAAAGGATTCACACATGTTAACATCAACACATGGTTGGTTGTTTTACCTCAGATTATTGCACGGATACATTCAAATAACCATGCTGTCAGAGAGCTGATACAATCCTTGCTAGTGCGAATTGGACAGAGTCATCCACAG GCCCTTATGTATCCGCTTCTTGTGGCATGTAAGTCAATTAGCAATTTGCGCAGAGCTGCGGCTCAAGAAGTGGTTGATAAAGTTAGACAGCACAGCGGCGTACTCGTTGATCAG GCCCAACTTGTCTCAAAGGAGCTTATCAGGGTTGCGATACTGTGGCATGAAATGTGGCATGAGGCACTGGAAGAGGCCAGCCGTTTATATTTTGGCGAACACAACATCGAGGGCATGCTGAAGGTGTTAGAGCCTCTGCATGAAATGCTTGAGGAAGGAGCAATGAGGAACAATACCACTATAAAGGAGAAAGCATTCATCCAG GCATACCGTCTTGAGTTGTTGGAGGCCTATGAATGTTGTATGAAGTATCGGAGAACTGGTAAAGATGCTGAATTAACGCAG GTCCTTTCTGCGAGCAATAAATTGGCTAGAGAGACATGCTCTTACTTCTCCTAG